A single window of Aythya fuligula isolate bAytFul2 chromosome Z, bAytFul2.pri, whole genome shotgun sequence DNA harbors:
- the DCTN3 gene encoding dynactin subunit 3 produces the protein MAAGTVALERLRWRLEELEQRLGGGACEPRKVADELVKVQVALSNIAGKRERVKILFKKIEDVIKYLDPQYIDRMAVPDTMKQQFILAEEQVIPYRADLLEQVKNLQPILDSASIQAVPDHAAKLQRLSQIQMQQQDQCKQFSDGVKALLEDYNKTTLLLSKQFVQWNEILMQLEAAKEAKPVAE, from the exons ATGGCGGCGGGGACGGTGGCGCTGGAGCGGCTGCGGTGgcggctggaggagctggagcagcgCCTCGGCGGCGGCGCCTGCGAGCCTCGTAAG GTGGCGGACGAGCTGGTGAAGGTGCAGGTGGCGCTGAGCAACATCGCCGGCAAGAGGGAGCGCGTCAAGATCCTGTTCAAGAAGA TCGAAGATGTAATAAAATACCTTGACCCGCAGTACATTGACAGGATGGCTGTTCCAGACACCATGAAGCAGCAGTTCATCTTGGCAG AGGAGCAGGTCATTCCTTACCGAGCAGACCTCTTGGAGCAGGTGAAGAACCTCCAGCCCATCTTAGACAGTGCCTCCATCCAAG CGGTTCCTGACCACGCAGCGAAACTGCAGCGACTCTCCCAGATCCAGATGCAGCAGCAG GATCAGTGCAAGCAGTTTTCTGACGGTGTCAAGGCGCTCCTCGAAGACTACAACAAAACG ACCCTGCTTCTGTCCAAGCAGTTCGTCCAGTGGAATGAGATACTGAtgcagctggaagcagccaAGGAAGCGAAACCTGTGGCAGAGTGA